The following coding sequences are from one Burkholderia stabilis window:
- a CDS encoding alpha/beta fold hydrolase, which yields MRRSARGSRCRGRDAGRRAPAAAATQRERLEAPVKAVADQRVAVDTPQGSAALPVYADHPLDKAAPDVTRVFVVIHGTLRNADAYYASGRQVVEKAGAAGNGTMVVAPQFLTRADTRAFSLDARTLAWTQEGWKGGEPARQPGPVSSFAALDALLAHFADRSLYPALTTVVVIGHSAGAQLLQRYAVAGREGDALAHAGIAVRYVVANPSSYLYFDDERPAGQVLAGGACPGATQWKYGLKSAPPYVASQDAGELETRYVARNVVYLLGQADTNPYTHFIDRSCAAMAQGPYRLARGLAYFEYLKKRHPSDLAQHVVEVPGVGHDNLGMFTSACGLAVLFDQALPPSCPVVAGTAPVVRAAGQ from the coding sequence ATGCGTCGTTCCGCTCGCGGCAGCCGGTGCCGCGGCCGGGATGCTGGGCGCCGCGCCCCGGCCGCGGCGGCCACGCAGCGCGAACGCCTCGAAGCGCCGGTCAAGGCCGTCGCCGACCAGCGCGTGGCCGTCGATACGCCGCAGGGCAGCGCGGCGCTGCCGGTCTACGCGGACCATCCGCTCGACAAGGCCGCGCCCGACGTCACGCGCGTATTCGTCGTGATTCACGGCACGCTGCGCAATGCCGACGCGTATTACGCGTCCGGGCGCCAGGTCGTCGAGAAAGCCGGCGCGGCCGGCAACGGCACGATGGTCGTCGCGCCGCAATTCCTGACGCGCGCCGATACGCGCGCATTCTCGCTGGACGCCCGAACGCTCGCGTGGACGCAGGAAGGATGGAAGGGCGGCGAGCCGGCCCGCCAGCCGGGCCCGGTCAGTTCGTTCGCCGCGCTCGACGCATTGCTCGCGCATTTCGCCGATCGCAGTCTGTACCCCGCGCTGACGACGGTGGTCGTGATCGGGCATTCCGCCGGCGCGCAACTGCTGCAGCGCTACGCGGTGGCCGGGCGAGAAGGCGACGCGCTGGCGCATGCCGGCATCGCCGTGCGCTACGTGGTCGCGAATCCGTCGAGCTACCTGTATTTCGACGACGAGCGGCCGGCCGGCCAGGTGCTCGCGGGCGGCGCGTGTCCGGGCGCGACGCAATGGAAATACGGCTTGAAGTCGGCGCCGCCCTACGTGGCGTCGCAGGACGCGGGCGAGCTCGAAACGCGCTATGTCGCGCGCAACGTCGTGTACCTGCTCGGCCAGGCCGATACGAACCCGTACACGCATTTCATCGACCGCTCGTGCGCGGCGATGGCGCAAGGCCCTTACCGGCTCGCGCGCGGGCTCGCGTATTTCGAATACCTGAAGAAGCGGCACCCGTCCGATCTTGCGCAGCACGTCGTCGAAGTGCCGGGCGTCGGGCACGACAATCTCGGCATGTTCACGTCCGCGTGCGGGCTGGCCGTGCTGTTCGACCAGGCGTTGCCGCCGTCGTGTCCGGTCGTCGCCGGCACGGCGCCGGTCGTGCGTGCCGCGGGGCAGTGA
- a CDS encoding winged helix-turn-helix transcriptional regulator — protein sequence MKSKSFDGMTCSIASVLDALGDRWSMLIVRDLALGLARYDDLRQSTDVTHATLSDRLKALEGKGLVERRLYQSRPDRYEYHLTPRGRDIGIVLMALAQVGDAWGLAESKAPPLRFTDAHSGHAVRLALVDAETGRLLDLPDLRVEPGPGADEIMHWRLEKTRARRSES from the coding sequence ATGAAATCCAAGAGTTTTGACGGCATGACCTGTTCGATCGCCAGCGTGCTCGACGCGCTCGGCGATCGATGGAGCATGCTGATCGTGCGCGATCTGGCGCTCGGGCTGGCGCGCTACGACGACCTTCGCCAGTCGACGGACGTGACCCATGCAACGCTGTCGGACCGGCTGAAGGCGCTCGAAGGCAAGGGGCTGGTCGAGCGCCGGCTGTATCAGTCGCGCCCCGATCGGTACGAATACCATCTGACGCCGCGCGGCCGCGACATCGGCATCGTGCTGATGGCGCTCGCGCAGGTTGGCGACGCATGGGGGCTGGCGGAATCGAAGGCGCCGCCGCTCAGGTTCACGGACGCGCACTCGGGGCATGCGGTGCGGCTGGCGTTGGTCGATGCCGAGACGGGCAGGCTGCTCGACCTGCCTGACCTGCGGGTGGAGCCGGGCCCCGGCGCGGACGAGATCATGCACTGGCGGCTCGAGAAGACGCGGGCGCGGCGGAGTGAATCGTGA
- a CDS encoding ArsR/SmtB family transcription factor: MPTEIDIDAILKALSNPVRREILVWLKTPGAHFPQQTLPYDHGVCAGQIDARCGLSQSTVSAHLATLQRAGLVTSTRIGQWAFFQRNEAVIDAFHDALRRDL; encoded by the coding sequence ATGCCGACCGAAATCGACATCGACGCGATCCTGAAAGCGCTCTCGAACCCCGTCCGCCGGGAAATCCTCGTCTGGCTGAAAACGCCCGGCGCGCATTTCCCGCAACAGACGCTGCCGTATGACCACGGCGTCTGCGCGGGCCAGATCGACGCGCGCTGCGGGCTGTCGCAATCGACCGTCTCCGCGCACCTCGCGACGCTGCAGCGCGCGGGGCTCGTGACGTCGACGCGGATCGGCCAGTGGGCGTTCTTCCAGCGCAACGAGGCCGTCATCGACGCATTTCACGACGCTTTGCGCCGCGATCTCTAG
- a CDS encoding MFS transporter, protein MPRTVNHLRWKIVAFLVAPLTFVMTLDRAAMAVAAPTIQSELGLSIVEMSMILTVYFWAYAIGQIPAGRAAERFGSRKVLFGTSTLWSLMMIVTPLGGSFAWLFGCRLVLGGAQSADWSSSVVALKRWFPTGERAKGNAVLLAGLYLGPIVSAPLTAWTIVHFGWHAVFYGFGALGLLLGAIWWFGYRDAPASHPLITKAEADTIAADQPPDQADVSGSLVRCLRLWRFWIFGVQYFLLVLIQSFYTTWLPTYLMRARGLSLKAMGLYASLPWVAVFAAVFVAGTVSDRLLRKTGSIYWARTPVAIAGFVVSALALAAASRADAIAAVIALLCLSFAAVGFVQVVVWSAAQDLGRPFAGVMSGWTNVWGALSNVAGPMTLALVVKVTGSWGSGMIVIGAAAACGAVLWLFVHPERPLLAAAPDGLPPAGGASAPRSAGRATRADAGRVSEPAD, encoded by the coding sequence ATGCCGCGCACCGTCAATCACCTCCGCTGGAAGATCGTCGCATTCCTGGTCGCGCCGCTGACCTTCGTGATGACGCTCGATCGCGCGGCGATGGCCGTGGCCGCGCCGACGATCCAGTCCGAGCTCGGCCTGTCGATCGTCGAGATGTCGATGATCCTGACCGTCTATTTCTGGGCCTATGCGATCGGCCAGATTCCGGCGGGGCGGGCGGCCGAACGCTTCGGGTCGCGCAAGGTGCTGTTCGGCACGAGCACGCTGTGGTCGCTGATGATGATCGTCACGCCGCTCGGCGGTTCGTTCGCCTGGCTGTTCGGTTGCCGGCTGGTGCTCGGCGGCGCGCAGTCGGCCGACTGGTCGAGCAGCGTCGTCGCACTCAAGCGCTGGTTTCCGACCGGCGAGCGTGCGAAAGGCAACGCGGTGCTGCTCGCAGGCCTGTATCTGGGCCCGATCGTGTCGGCGCCGCTCACCGCATGGACCATCGTGCACTTCGGCTGGCACGCCGTGTTCTACGGGTTCGGCGCACTCGGCCTGCTGCTCGGCGCGATCTGGTGGTTCGGTTACCGCGACGCGCCTGCGTCGCACCCGCTCATCACGAAGGCCGAGGCCGACACCATCGCGGCCGATCAGCCGCCCGACCAGGCCGACGTGTCGGGTTCGCTCGTGCGTTGCCTGCGGTTGTGGCGCTTCTGGATCTTCGGTGTTCAGTACTTCCTGCTGGTGCTGATCCAGAGCTTCTACACGACGTGGCTGCCGACCTACCTGATGCGCGCACGCGGGCTGTCGCTGAAGGCGATGGGGCTGTACGCGTCGTTGCCGTGGGTTGCCGTGTTCGCGGCCGTATTCGTCGCCGGAACCGTCAGCGATCGGCTGCTCCGGAAAACGGGCTCGATCTATTGGGCGCGCACGCCGGTCGCGATCGCGGGATTTGTCGTGAGCGCGCTCGCGCTGGCCGCGGCGTCGCGCGCGGACGCGATCGCGGCGGTTATCGCGCTGCTGTGCCTGTCGTTTGCGGCCGTCGGGTTCGTGCAGGTGGTCGTGTGGTCGGCCGCGCAGGATCTCGGGCGGCCGTTCGCCGGCGTGATGTCGGGCTGGACGAACGTGTGGGGTGCGTTGTCGAACGTCGCAGGCCCGATGACGCTTGCGCTGGTCGTCAAGGTCACGGGTAGCTGGGGCAGCGGGATGATCGTGATCGGCGCCGCGGCGGCGTGCGGCGCGGTGTTGTGGCTGTTCGTGCACCCCGAGCGGCCGTTGCTCGCCGCCGCTCCCGACGGATTGCCGCCGGCGGGCGGCGCGAGCGCGCCGCGTAGCGCCGGGCGTGCAACGCGGGCCGACGCCGGGCGCGTGTCCGAACCGGCCGACTGA
- a CDS encoding SDR family NAD(P)-dependent oxidoreductase, translating to MKQEARGVVLVTGASSGIGAVYADRLAARGHDLILVARRHERLATLADRLRSAYACDVQTVAADLSSDDGVALIEALIDRTARLAGIVNAAGLGALGLSASVDPAAVDAMIRVNVLALTRLSLAAARRFGEAGRGMIVNIGSIVTLMPVPGAGGYSGSKAYVLNFTRALHAELAPRGVAVQAVMPGPVRTEFFGDTPAPFPDALFMTPETLVDTALHALDHAESVCFPTLHDLGAWQQFEGARSRLLTAVTQDGLPAARYAAA from the coding sequence ATGAAGCAAGAAGCTCGAGGTGTTGTACTCGTGACCGGCGCGTCGTCGGGCATCGGCGCCGTCTATGCCGATCGCCTCGCCGCTCGCGGGCACGACCTGATCCTGGTCGCGCGCCGCCATGAACGGCTCGCGACGCTTGCCGACCGGCTCCGGTCGGCATACGCATGCGACGTGCAGACCGTCGCCGCCGACCTGTCGAGTGATGACGGCGTCGCGCTGATCGAGGCGCTGATCGACCGCACCGCCCGCCTCGCGGGCATCGTCAATGCCGCCGGCCTCGGCGCGTTGGGTCTGTCGGCGTCGGTCGATCCCGCCGCCGTCGACGCGATGATCCGGGTCAATGTGCTCGCGCTGACCCGGCTCTCGCTGGCGGCCGCGCGCCGCTTCGGCGAGGCCGGGCGAGGGATGATCGTAAACATCGGCTCGATCGTCACGCTGATGCCCGTGCCCGGCGCGGGCGGATACAGCGGCTCGAAAGCGTACGTGCTCAATTTCACGCGCGCGCTGCACGCCGAGCTTGCGCCGCGCGGCGTCGCGGTTCAGGCCGTCATGCCGGGGCCGGTGCGCACGGAATTCTTCGGCGACACGCCGGCGCCCTTTCCGGACGCGCTGTTCATGACGCCGGAAACGCTCGTCGACACCGCACTGCATGCACTGGATCACGCGGAATCCGTCTGCTTTCCGACGCTCCACGATCTCGGCGCATGGCAGCAGTTCGAAGGCGCGCGCAGCCGCCTCCTCACCGCCGTCACGCAGGACGGCCTGCCTGCCGCGCGCTACGCCGCCGCCTGA
- a CDS encoding LysE family translocator — MTLSALAVFAFALLVTAGTPGPGVAALVARVLTNGVRDVLPFLIAMWLGEAVWLTVAVAGLSAFARTFETGLIVLKLLGVAYLLFLAWKMWTAPTDTGADDLPRGQSPWRMFVAGLLVALGNPKIVVFYLALLPTIIDLTHVGVTAWAELVGTMLAVLIVTDCIWSLLASRARAFLTSARAKRIANRTSAAAMAGAAVAIATR, encoded by the coding sequence ATGACGTTGTCCGCGCTCGCCGTCTTCGCCTTCGCCCTGCTGGTCACCGCCGGCACGCCCGGCCCGGGCGTCGCCGCGCTCGTCGCGCGCGTGCTGACGAACGGCGTGCGGGACGTGCTGCCGTTCCTCATCGCAATGTGGCTCGGCGAGGCCGTATGGCTCACGGTCGCGGTCGCAGGGCTGTCCGCGTTCGCGCGCACGTTCGAGACGGGCCTGATCGTGCTGAAGCTGCTCGGCGTCGCGTACCTGCTGTTCCTCGCGTGGAAGATGTGGACCGCGCCGACCGATACGGGCGCGGACGACCTGCCGCGCGGCCAGTCGCCGTGGCGCATGTTCGTCGCGGGCCTGCTCGTCGCGCTCGGCAATCCGAAGATCGTCGTTTTCTATCTCGCGCTGCTGCCAACCATCATCGACCTCACGCACGTCGGCGTGACGGCCTGGGCCGAACTGGTCGGCACGATGCTCGCGGTCCTGATCGTCACCGACTGCATCTGGTCGCTGCTCGCGTCACGCGCGCGGGCGTTCCTGACGTCGGCGCGCGCGAAGCGGATCGCGAACCGCACGAGCGCCGCTGCTATGGCCGGCGCGGCCGTGGCGATCGCGACGCGGTAG
- a CDS encoding alpha/beta hydrolase family protein → MKTWLSAVLLCLSATVAHAAGIKFVRIPADATGPEMKAVVWTPCADAAQTLTVGPFELKGLRDCPTLGDKLPLIVISHGHGGTPLGHHDLAETLADAGYVVAAINHPGDNALDMSRAADIQEFVERPVDIKRLVDYMLANSADATRIDPARIGFFGFSRGGYTGLVLAGANPDFVHAEVACPDPTWPICRQIRNGDVPKAPLTHDPRIKAYVLADPFDEFPTADTVKNVHAPIQIWGSEAGGDGVEPATIPALAGLLPQRPEFHVVRNAAHFAFIAPCSDALKKMAPRVCVDAGGFDRVAFHQTLDAKALAFFRANLH, encoded by the coding sequence GTGAAAACCTGGTTATCGGCCGTCCTGCTCTGCCTGTCCGCCACGGTCGCGCATGCGGCCGGCATCAAGTTCGTCCGGATTCCTGCCGATGCCACCGGCCCCGAAATGAAGGCGGTCGTGTGGACGCCCTGCGCGGACGCCGCGCAGACGCTCACGGTCGGGCCTTTCGAATTGAAAGGCCTGCGCGATTGCCCGACCCTCGGCGACAAGCTGCCGCTCATCGTGATCTCGCATGGGCACGGCGGCACGCCCCTCGGCCATCACGATCTCGCGGAAACGCTCGCCGACGCGGGTTATGTGGTCGCGGCCATCAACCACCCCGGCGACAACGCGCTCGACATGAGCCGCGCGGCCGACATTCAGGAGTTCGTCGAACGCCCCGTCGACATCAAGCGCCTGGTCGACTACATGCTCGCCAACTCGGCCGACGCCACCCGAATCGATCCCGCCCGGATCGGCTTCTTCGGCTTTTCGCGCGGCGGCTATACGGGCCTCGTGCTGGCCGGCGCCAACCCGGATTTCGTGCATGCGGAGGTCGCCTGCCCGGACCCGACCTGGCCGATCTGCAGGCAAATCCGCAACGGCGACGTGCCGAAAGCGCCGCTGACGCACGATCCGCGCATCAAGGCTTACGTGCTCGCCGATCCATTCGACGAATTCCCGACCGCCGATACGGTGAAGAATGTCCACGCACCGATCCAGATCTGGGGATCGGAGGCGGGCGGCGACGGCGTCGAGCCGGCCACCATCCCCGCGCTGGCCGGCCTGCTGCCGCAGCGGCCGGAATTCCACGTCGTGCGGAACGCTGCGCATTTCGCGTTCATCGCGCCGTGTTCCGACGCGTTGAAAAAAATGGCGCCGCGCGTGTGCGTCGACGCCGGCGGATTCGATCGCGTCGCCTTTCACCAGACGCTCGACGCGAAGGCGCTCGCGTTCTTCCGCGCGAACCTGCACTAA
- a CDS encoding carboxymuconolactone decarboxylase family protein has protein sequence MTQRIASASPPFEPEIAASIERIMRGRPPLRLFTTMARDTRLCTKFFAAGLLDKGHLDIRQREIVIDRTTALCRSEYEWGVHVAVFAQAAEFSDEQIRSLAHGSAQDTCWRDEERLLIRMCDALHRQCDIDDALWNALHRHFSDEALLELLMLAGFYRTVSYLTNALRLPPEANAARFPS, from the coding sequence ATGACTCAGCGTATTGCGAGCGCATCGCCGCCTTTCGAGCCCGAGATTGCAGCTTCGATCGAACGGATCATGCGCGGCCGGCCGCCGCTGCGGCTCTTCACGACGATGGCGCGCGATACGCGCCTGTGCACGAAGTTCTTTGCCGCCGGCCTGCTGGACAAAGGCCATCTCGACATCCGCCAGCGGGAAATCGTCATCGACCGCACCACCGCGCTGTGCCGGTCCGAATACGAATGGGGCGTGCATGTCGCCGTGTTCGCGCAGGCGGCGGAATTCAGCGACGAGCAGATCCGGTCGCTGGCCCACGGCTCGGCGCAAGACACATGCTGGCGTGACGAAGAGCGGCTGCTGATCCGGATGTGCGATGCGTTGCATCGGCAATGCGATATCGACGATGCACTGTGGAACGCGTTGCACCGGCACTTCAGCGACGAGGCCCTGCTCGAGCTGCTGATGCTCGCGGGCTTCTACCGGACAGTGAGCTACCTCACGAACGCGCTGCGCCTGCCGCCCGAAGCGAACGCCGCGCGGTTTCCTTCGTGA
- a CDS encoding YdhR family protein, whose translation MITEIVFFKLQADVDVPTLQERYESTAAKWAQNPDLLHKWYFYDAQTHEGGGVYVWRTREAAERWHGDEYKAMVERVYGHPPVIRVLDTLAHVDAVRGRYRMVDRTN comes from the coding sequence ATGATTACCGAAATCGTCTTCTTCAAGCTGCAAGCCGACGTCGATGTCCCCACGCTGCAGGAACGGTATGAAAGCACCGCGGCGAAGTGGGCGCAGAACCCGGACTTGCTGCACAAGTGGTACTTCTACGACGCGCAAACGCACGAAGGCGGCGGCGTGTACGTGTGGCGCACGCGCGAAGCCGCCGAGCGCTGGCACGGCGACGAGTACAAGGCGATGGTCGAGCGGGTTTACGGGCATCCGCCGGTGATACGCGTGCTCGATACGCTCGCTCATGTCGATGCGGTACGGGGGCGGTACAGGATGGTCGACAGGACGAATTGA
- a CDS encoding alkene reductase: MPTLFDPVTLGELALPNRIVMAPLTRSRAGATRVPNALMARYYAERASAGLIITEATSVTPQGVGYADTPGIWSDEQVAGWKQVTQAVHAAGGRIVLQLWHVGRISDPVFLNGDLPVAPSAIAAGGHVSLVRPQRPYVTPRALELDEIPGIVAAYRKGAENAKAAGFDGVEIHGANGYLLDQFLQDSTNRRTDAYGGPIENRARLLLEVVDAAIDVWGAGRVGVHLAPRGDAHTMGDSDPAATFGYVARELGRRKIAFIFTRESYSGDHLSPRLKEAFGGPLIANEQFTLDTAQAALTNGSADAIAWGKLFIANPDLPRRLELGAPLNKPVPETFYAEGETGYTDYPALSDAA; the protein is encoded by the coding sequence ATGCCCACGCTGTTCGACCCCGTTACCCTCGGCGAACTCGCCCTGCCGAACCGCATCGTGATGGCGCCGCTCACCCGCTCCCGTGCGGGCGCGACGCGCGTGCCGAACGCATTGATGGCCCGCTATTACGCCGAACGCGCATCGGCCGGCCTGATCATTACCGAAGCGACGTCGGTCACGCCGCAGGGCGTCGGCTACGCGGACACGCCCGGCATCTGGTCCGACGAACAGGTCGCAGGCTGGAAGCAGGTCACGCAGGCCGTGCATGCGGCCGGCGGGCGCATCGTGCTGCAGCTGTGGCACGTCGGCCGGATCTCCGATCCGGTGTTCCTGAACGGCGACCTGCCGGTCGCGCCGAGCGCGATCGCCGCGGGCGGTCACGTGAGCCTCGTGCGTCCGCAGCGCCCGTACGTGACGCCGCGCGCGCTCGAACTCGACGAGATCCCGGGCATCGTCGCCGCATACCGCAAGGGTGCGGAGAACGCGAAGGCGGCCGGCTTCGACGGCGTCGAGATCCACGGCGCGAACGGCTACCTGCTCGACCAGTTCCTGCAGGACAGCACCAATCGCCGCACCGATGCGTACGGCGGCCCGATCGAGAACCGCGCACGCCTGCTGCTCGAAGTGGTCGATGCCGCCATCGACGTGTGGGGCGCCGGCCGCGTCGGCGTGCACCTCGCGCCGCGCGGCGACGCGCACACGATGGGCGATTCCGATCCGGCGGCGACGTTCGGCTATGTCGCGCGCGAACTCGGCCGCCGCAAGATCGCGTTCATCTTCACGCGCGAATCGTATTCGGGCGACCACTTGAGCCCGCGCCTGAAGGAAGCGTTCGGCGGCCCGCTGATCGCGAACGAGCAGTTCACGCTCGACACCGCGCAGGCTGCGCTCACGAACGGCAGCGCCGATGCGATCGCCTGGGGCAAGCTGTTCATCGCGAACCCCGACCTGCCGCGCCGCCTCGAACTCGGCGCACCGCTCAACAAGCCGGTGCCGGAGACGTTCTACGCCGAAGGCGAAACGGGCTACACCGACTATCCGGCGCTGAGCGACGCGGCCTGA
- a CDS encoding HAD family hydrolase, with translation MSVRAVIFDFDLTLADSSAAIIECTEYALHRLDASGATHAQIAAVIGLPLQEMFRSLTDDTEPARADAFAQHFVARADEIMVHGTRIYPEVPPLLAQLREQGLAIAIVSSKFRYRIEAILALNGLQSQVDVLIGGEDVQRHKPDPEGLVLALDRLDLPAADAIYVGDHAVDAQAADRAGVPFVGAVSGMTSFDAWARAGKQAVPAHIGELAAIVQRMRRGTCDVSG, from the coding sequence ATGTCTGTTCGCGCTGTCATATTCGACTTCGACCTGACGCTGGCGGATTCTTCCGCCGCGATCATCGAGTGCACGGAGTACGCGTTGCATCGGCTTGATGCCTCCGGCGCGACGCATGCGCAGATCGCTGCCGTCATCGGGCTGCCGTTGCAGGAAATGTTCCGTTCGTTGACGGACGACACCGAACCGGCGCGAGCCGACGCGTTCGCGCAGCATTTCGTGGCGCGCGCCGACGAGATCATGGTGCATGGCACCCGCATCTATCCCGAGGTTCCGCCGCTGCTTGCGCAACTGCGTGAGCAGGGCCTCGCGATTGCGATCGTGTCGTCGAAGTTTCGCTACCGGATCGAAGCGATCCTTGCGCTGAACGGATTGCAATCGCAGGTCGACGTGCTGATCGGCGGGGAGGACGTGCAGCGTCACAAGCCGGACCCGGAAGGGCTCGTGCTCGCGCTCGATCGGCTCGACCTGCCGGCAGCCGACGCGATCTACGTGGGCGACCATGCGGTGGATGCGCAGGCGGCCGATCGCGCGGGCGTGCCGTTCGTCGGCGCGGTGAGCGGGATGACGTCGTTCGACGCGTGGGCCCGCGCGGGCAAGCAGGCGGTGCCCGCGCATATCGGCGAACTCGCGGCGATCGTGCAGCGGATGCGGCGCGGGACGTGCGACGTATCCGGCTGA
- a CDS encoding GNAT family N-acetyltransferase, whose translation MTASILIRPATREDAAAMAAVEVAAAQRFREIGMIDIADGEPTDAADVLARIDGGRAYVAVDAQGACVGFAFYRLLDAQRLYLEELDVAPSHAGQRIGARLIEQVTARAAQERIAQVVLSTFRDAPWNAPYYARLGFRIVDDASLDDTLRAIRAHHVALGLDETQRVFMCADVHA comes from the coding sequence ATGACTGCATCGATCCTGATTCGCCCCGCCACGCGGGAAGACGCGGCCGCGATGGCCGCCGTGGAAGTCGCCGCCGCGCAGCGGTTTCGCGAGATCGGCATGATCGACATCGCCGACGGCGAGCCGACCGATGCGGCCGACGTGCTCGCGCGCATCGATGGCGGGCGCGCGTATGTCGCGGTCGATGCGCAGGGCGCATGCGTCGGGTTCGCGTTCTACCGGCTGCTCGATGCGCAGCGGCTGTATCTGGAGGAACTGGATGTCGCGCCGTCGCATGCCGGACAGCGGATCGGCGCGCGCCTGATCGAACAGGTGACGGCGCGCGCGGCGCAGGAGCGCATCGCGCAGGTCGTGCTGTCGACGTTCCGCGACGCGCCGTGGAATGCGCCGTATTACGCGCGCCTCGGTTTCCGGATCGTCGACGACGCGTCGCTCGACGACACGCTGCGCGCGATCCGCGCGCATCACGTCGCGCTCGGGCTCGACGAGACGCAGCGCGTGTTCATGTGTGCGGACGTGCACGCCTGA
- a CDS encoding winged helix-turn-helix transcriptional regulator: MVVLDLLGRRTALRILWELRGPPLTFRALQEACETNARLLNTRLAELKASGLVEHGDGGYCMTAEGRRLEAALQPLLGWARQWAKRDPDGFDAAEREQSGQSR; the protein is encoded by the coding sequence ATGGTCGTGCTGGATCTGCTCGGGCGGCGCACCGCGCTGCGCATCCTGTGGGAACTGCGCGGCCCGCCGCTGACGTTCCGCGCGTTGCAGGAAGCCTGCGAAACGAACGCGCGCCTGCTCAACACGCGGCTCGCCGAGCTCAAGGCGTCGGGCCTCGTCGAGCATGGGGATGGCGGCTATTGCATGACCGCCGAAGGCCGCCGGCTCGAAGCGGCGCTTCAGCCGTTGCTGGGGTGGGCAAGGCAGTGGGCAAAGCGCGATCCGGACGGGTTCGATGCAGCCGAGCGCGAGCAATCCGGGCAGTCGCGTTGA
- a CDS encoding tautomerase family protein, giving the protein MPLWNIYHPENAYTDADKLEIADRIVGFYDGFLPRFYVNVLFQSLPPASFLIGGKPTGDFVRIRVDHIARQIEDPAEQARFMTHVGQRLAPFIGERGLRWEIHIGETPFGLWTIEGLRPPRPGTPADLKWRTENRPSPY; this is encoded by the coding sequence ATGCCGCTCTGGAACATCTACCACCCCGAAAACGCCTATACCGACGCCGACAAACTCGAGATCGCCGATCGCATCGTCGGCTTCTACGACGGGTTCCTGCCGCGCTTCTACGTGAACGTGTTGTTCCAGTCGCTGCCGCCCGCGTCGTTCCTGATCGGCGGCAAGCCGACCGGCGACTTCGTGCGGATCCGGGTCGATCACATCGCACGGCAGATCGAGGACCCGGCGGAGCAGGCGCGGTTCATGACCCATGTCGGCCAGCGCCTGGCGCCGTTCATCGGCGAGCGCGGCCTGCGCTGGGAAATCCATATCGGCGAAACGCCGTTCGGGCTGTGGACGATCGAGGGGCTGCGCCCGCCCCGGCCGGGCACGCCGGCCGACCTCAAATGGCGCACGGAGAACCGGCCGTCGCCTTACTGA